From a single Couchioplanes caeruleus genomic region:
- a CDS encoding sensor histidine kinase: MRTGAAHGHTGYFHAAVQYASDDELLAVTVPFLLGGVAAGEPTFVSFGERTAALVRSALPRDSGVQFLTGGDVYARPTAAIRSYRNLLAEQVAAGAGQIRIIGEMPVSAFGNTWDWWARYESAINHAYDDFPLWSMCAYDARITPEPVLADVARTHPRYALPGGTHVDSSTYADPRVYLAEAHPPVADPLQSGPATVELADPTPGQARHAVHAADRGQLPAADVDDLVVAVSETVTNALRYGAPPVLLRVWGGADRIVVTVTDGGPGPKDPYAGLMPALDSAAGGRGLWITHQSCNHVAACAGDDGWTIRMIAGNTAIA; this comes from the coding sequence ATGAGAACGGGTGCGGCGCACGGGCACACCGGCTACTTCCACGCGGCGGTGCAGTACGCCTCCGACGACGAACTGCTGGCCGTCACCGTGCCGTTCCTGCTCGGCGGCGTCGCGGCCGGCGAGCCCACGTTCGTGTCGTTCGGCGAGCGGACGGCCGCGCTGGTCCGCTCGGCGCTGCCCCGCGACTCCGGGGTGCAGTTCCTGACCGGCGGCGACGTGTACGCCCGCCCCACCGCCGCCATCCGCTCCTACCGCAATCTGCTCGCCGAGCAGGTGGCCGCCGGGGCGGGACAGATCCGGATCATCGGCGAGATGCCGGTCAGCGCGTTCGGCAACACGTGGGACTGGTGGGCGCGGTACGAATCGGCCATCAACCACGCGTACGACGACTTCCCGCTGTGGAGCATGTGCGCGTACGACGCCCGGATCACCCCCGAGCCGGTGCTGGCCGACGTGGCCCGTACCCACCCGCGGTACGCGCTGCCCGGCGGCACGCACGTCGACAGCTCCACGTACGCCGACCCCCGGGTGTATCTGGCCGAGGCGCACCCGCCGGTCGCGGACCCGCTGCAGTCCGGCCCGGCGACGGTGGAACTCGCCGACCCCACCCCCGGCCAGGCCCGGCACGCCGTGCACGCCGCCGACCGGGGACAGCTGCCGGCGGCGGACGTGGACGACCTGGTGGTCGCGGTGAGCGAGACCGTCACCAACGCCCTGCGGTACGGCGCCCCGCCCGTGCTCCTGCGCGTCTGGGGCGGCGCCGACCGCATCGTGGTGACCGTGACGGACGGCGGCCCCGGCCCCAAGGACCCGTACGCGGGCCTGATGCCGGCGCTGGACAGCGCCGCGGGCGGCCGCGGCCTGTGGATCACCCACCAGTCCTGCAACCACGTCGCGGCGTGCGCCGGCGACGACGGCTGGACGATCCGCATGATCGCCGGCAACACCGCCATCGCCTGA
- a CDS encoding type B 50S ribosomal protein L31, whose translation MKNGIHPTYGPVVYRDRSAGYAFLTRSTATSDKTIEWEDGSTYPVLDVDISAGSHPFWTGKQRLLDTAGRVEKFRQKYARAAK comes from the coding sequence ATGAAGAACGGCATCCACCCCACGTACGGCCCGGTCGTCTACCGCGACCGCAGCGCCGGCTACGCCTTCCTGACCCGCTCGACCGCCACCAGCGACAAGACGATCGAATGGGAGGACGGGAGCACCTACCCCGTCCTGGACGTCGACATCTCGGCGGGCAGCCACCCGTTCTGGACGGGCAAGCAGCGCCTGCTCGACACGGCAGGCCGCGTCGAGAAGTTCCGCCAGAAGTACGCCCGCGCCGCGAAGTAG
- a CDS encoding molybdenum cofactor biosysynthesis protein, with protein sequence MPEIVQLLASAVHRYEGRPSDGPAPAPPGELTTAVQVRAGLGIVGDRYYAHPAHHDASVTVIAAESLPAGADLRRTRRNVLLAGVAVDDLVGSILILDSGDGPVRLRVRRRANPCAWMDVAIGPGAFRALRGKGGVRCTPLTDGILRVGPVTVEIEPG encoded by the coding sequence ATGCCGGAGATCGTGCAGCTGCTGGCTTCCGCCGTACACCGGTATGAGGGCCGGCCGTCGGACGGCCCGGCGCCGGCCCCACCGGGGGAGCTCACCACGGCGGTCCAGGTCCGCGCGGGCCTGGGCATCGTCGGCGACCGCTACTACGCCCACCCGGCCCACCACGACGCCTCCGTCACGGTCATCGCGGCGGAGAGCCTCCCGGCCGGCGCGGACCTCCGCCGGACCCGCCGCAACGTGCTCCTGGCCGGCGTCGCGGTGGACGACCTGGTCGGTTCGATCCTCATCCTGGACTCGGGCGACGGCCCGGTCCGCCTGCGGGTCCGCCGGCGCGCCAACCCGTGCGCGTGGATGGACGTGGCGATCGGTCCGGGAGCGTTCAGAGCGCTGCGCGGGAAGGGCGGGGTGCGCTGCACCCCGCTCACCGACGGCATCCTGCGCGTCGGCCCGGTGACCGTCGAGATCGAGCCTGGCTAG
- a CDS encoding aldo/keto reductase family oxidoreductase, which produces MATHTLGGTYRVGDLQLTRVGYGAMQLAGPGVFGPPEDRDAAIAVLRAAVGLGINHIDTADFYGPYVTNEIIREALAPYPDDLHIVTKVGARRDENGGWPHARTPAELKAQVHDNLRRLGLDTLDVVNLRMGGVESPEPGSIAAQFEALAELQQQGLIRHLGLSTVDAGQLAEAQRIAPVVCVQNFYNIAHREDDALVELTARQGIAYVPYFPLGGFSPLQSETLHTVAKRLDATPLAVALAWLLQRSPNILLIPGTSSVDHLRENVAGAGLELPPDAVAELDAVGGAAA; this is translated from the coding sequence ATGGCAACCCACACCCTCGGGGGCACGTACCGCGTCGGCGACCTCCAGCTCACCCGCGTCGGCTACGGCGCGATGCAGCTCGCCGGACCCGGCGTCTTCGGACCGCCGGAGGACCGCGACGCCGCGATCGCCGTCCTGCGCGCCGCCGTCGGCCTCGGCATCAACCACATCGACACCGCCGACTTCTACGGCCCGTACGTCACCAACGAGATCATCCGCGAGGCGCTCGCGCCGTACCCGGACGACCTGCACATCGTCACCAAGGTCGGGGCCCGCCGCGACGAGAACGGCGGCTGGCCGCACGCCCGTACGCCCGCCGAGCTCAAGGCGCAGGTCCACGACAACCTGCGACGCCTCGGCCTGGACACGCTCGACGTGGTCAACCTGCGCATGGGCGGCGTCGAGAGTCCCGAGCCCGGCTCGATCGCCGCGCAGTTCGAGGCCCTCGCCGAGCTGCAGCAGCAGGGCCTGATCCGGCACCTCGGCCTCAGCACGGTCGACGCCGGCCAGCTCGCCGAGGCCCAGCGCATCGCCCCGGTCGTCTGCGTGCAGAATTTCTACAACATCGCCCACCGCGAGGACGACGCGCTCGTCGAGCTCACCGCGCGGCAGGGGATCGCGTACGTGCCGTACTTCCCGCTCGGGGGCTTCTCGCCGCTGCAGTCGGAAACGCTGCACACGGTCGCGAAGCGCCTCGACGCCACCCCGCTGGCGGTCGCGCTGGCCTGGCTGCTGCAGCGCTCCCCGAACATCCTGCTGATCCCGGGCACCTCGTCGGTCGACCACCTGCGCGAGAACGTGGCCGGCGCGGGCCTCGAGCTCCCGCCCGACGCGGTGGCGGAGCTCGACGCCGTCGGCGGTGCCGCAGCCTAG
- a CDS encoding helix-turn-helix domain-containing protein, protein MGGVAGSNVLGEYLRARRELVNPADAGLRVVGVRRTPGLRREEVATLAGISADYYLRLEQGRDRNPSPQVLEALARVFGLDATATEYLLSLSTSRPTGRRARREAVPTGIRQLLDALNLPAFVESRMFDVLAANRLATALSPSIRPGGNRLRSVFLDEDVRGEIPDWEQAIAGMVASFRASIGTDVGDPRTAQLVGELSLASEPFRRLWARHDVKPLAGAPTRLLHPQVGMLHLRREKLPIGDSGGQLLVIYHAEPGSDSARALALLGSLAATDPADDAGRLSRNA, encoded by the coding sequence ATGGGGGGCGTGGCCGGGTCGAACGTGCTGGGTGAGTATCTGCGGGCCCGCCGTGAGCTGGTGAATCCGGCCGACGCTGGCCTGCGGGTCGTGGGGGTCCGGCGGACGCCGGGGCTGCGCCGCGAGGAGGTGGCGACGCTGGCCGGGATCAGCGCCGACTACTACCTGCGGCTGGAGCAGGGCCGCGACCGCAACCCGTCGCCGCAGGTGCTCGAGGCGCTGGCCCGGGTCTTCGGCCTCGACGCGACCGCCACCGAGTATCTGCTGAGCCTGTCCACCAGCCGGCCGACGGGACGGCGTGCGCGCCGGGAGGCCGTCCCGACGGGAATCCGCCAGCTGCTGGACGCGCTGAACCTGCCGGCGTTCGTGGAGAGCCGGATGTTCGACGTGCTCGCCGCGAACCGGCTGGCGACGGCCCTGTCCCCCAGCATCCGCCCGGGCGGCAACCGGCTGCGCTCGGTCTTCCTGGACGAGGACGTGCGCGGCGAGATCCCCGACTGGGAGCAGGCCATCGCCGGCATGGTGGCCTCGTTCCGGGCGTCGATCGGCACTGACGTCGGCGACCCCCGCACCGCCCAGCTCGTCGGCGAGCTGTCGCTGGCCAGCGAGCCGTTCCGGCGCCTCTGGGCCCGCCACGACGTGAAACCGCTCGCGGGCGCCCCGACGCGCCTGCTGCACCCGCAGGTCGGCATGCTGCACCTGCGCCGGGAGAAGCTGCCGATCGGCGACTCGGGCGGCCAGCTCCTGGTGATCTACCATGCCGAGCCGGGCTCGGACAGCGCCCGCGCCCTGGCCCTGCTCGGCTCCCTCGCCGCGACGGATCCCGCGGACGACGCGGGCCGGCTCTCCCGCAACGCCTAG
- a CDS encoding DUF3040 domain-containing protein yields MLSDAEQRRLSEIERELQADDPRFVARCSGMAARHPARWGGMTARMWLVTAALTMGLAVLMTDAYLVLISLSVAGVSLGLWLSDHPGPRTGGVS; encoded by the coding sequence ATGCTGAGCGATGCGGAGCAGCGACGGCTGAGTGAGATCGAGCGGGAGCTGCAGGCGGACGACCCTCGCTTCGTCGCACGCTGTTCCGGCATGGCCGCGCGCCACCCCGCCCGCTGGGGTGGGATGACGGCGCGGATGTGGCTGGTGACGGCGGCGCTGACCATGGGCCTCGCCGTGCTGATGACCGACGCGTATCTGGTGCTCATCTCCCTGAGCGTCGCCGGTGTCAGCCTGGGCCTGTGGCTCAGCGATCACCCCGGACCACGTACCGGCGGCGTGTCCTGA
- a CDS encoding Acg family FMN-binding oxidoreductase, with protein sequence MNTTTCESGRRTLTDTLIEAASVAVSHAPSVLNTQPWRWRVHTDRLELFADRSRQLTATDPDGRLLTLSCGAALHHARVALAARGWACRVHRTTDVSRPDLLAVMTGFDRIAVTPRARHEEYVLGVRHTDRRPVSDERLAPAVVRAIAGAAGDRARLHVLTGEQVFDLSAASSRAAAVQVRDSLACAELRYWTSRTMGEGTGLPDAVLPERPPQTTVPGRGFGHAGTLPIGRGHDRAATYALLYGDDDDPGGWLAAGEALSSIWLTATSLNVSVLPISDVVAVAGTRERLRRMLTAFDHPYLALRLGIAEPEPGAARRTPRLPAAQLIDTTPADRAQYT encoded by the coding sequence ATGAACACGACGACATGCGAATCCGGCCGGCGCACGCTCACCGACACCCTGATCGAGGCCGCCTCGGTGGCCGTCTCCCATGCACCTTCGGTGCTCAACACGCAGCCGTGGCGATGGCGGGTGCACACCGACCGGCTGGAGCTGTTCGCGGACCGCAGCCGCCAGCTCACGGCCACCGACCCGGACGGGCGGCTGCTGACGCTCAGCTGCGGCGCGGCCCTGCACCACGCCCGCGTGGCACTCGCCGCCCGCGGCTGGGCGTGCCGGGTGCACCGGACCACCGACGTGTCCCGGCCCGACCTGCTGGCCGTCATGACCGGCTTCGACCGCATCGCCGTCACGCCGCGGGCACGACACGAGGAGTACGTCCTGGGCGTCCGGCACACGGATCGCCGCCCGGTCAGTGACGAGCGGCTGGCTCCCGCGGTCGTCCGCGCGATCGCCGGAGCGGCCGGGGACCGCGCCCGCCTGCACGTGCTGACCGGCGAGCAGGTGTTCGACCTGTCCGCCGCCTCGTCGCGGGCCGCAGCGGTTCAGGTGCGGGATTCCCTGGCCTGCGCCGAGCTGCGGTACTGGACGAGCCGCACGATGGGCGAGGGCACCGGGCTGCCGGACGCGGTGCTGCCGGAACGGCCGCCGCAGACCACGGTGCCCGGCCGGGGCTTCGGTCACGCCGGCACGCTGCCGATCGGGCGGGGCCACGACCGTGCGGCGACGTACGCGCTGCTCTACGGCGACGACGACGATCCCGGTGGCTGGCTGGCGGCGGGAGAGGCCCTGTCGTCGATCTGGCTCACGGCCACGTCGCTGAACGTGTCGGTGCTTCCGATCAGCGACGTCGTCGCCGTGGCCGGGACCCGCGAGCGGCTGCGCCGGATGCTCACGGCGTTCGACCACCCGTACCTGGCGTTGCGGCTGGGCATCGCCGAGCCGGAGCCGGGCGCCGCGCGACGCACCCCGCGCCTGCCGGCCGCCCAGCTCATCGACACCACGCCCGCGGATCGGGCGCAGTACACATGA
- the aceE gene encoding pyruvate dehydrogenase (acetyl-transferring), homodimeric type — protein sequence MTTAPDIDVEETSEWVESLDGVIDERGAKRARYVMLRLLERARERQVGVPPLTSTDYINTIPPEQEPWFPGDEFVERRIRAYIRWNAAMLVHRAQRPDIGVGGHISTYASSASLYEVGMNHFFRGKQHPGGGDHIFFQGHASPGMYARAFLEGRLSSEQLDGFRQELSHAPNSLPSYPHPRLMPDFWEFPTVSMGLGPLNAIYQARFNRYLHHRGIKDTSQQHVWAFLGDGEMDEVESLGAIGLAAREELDNLTFVVNCNLQRLDGPVRGNGKVIQELESFFRGAGWNVIKVVWGREWDPLLAADTDGALVNLMNVTPDGDYQTYKGESGAYVRENFFGRDPRTRKLVEHMSDDEVWNLKRGGHDYKKLYAAYKAATEHTGQPTVILAKTIKGWTLGSHFEARNATHQMKKLTLDDLKSFRDRLYLDIPDKQLEENPYLPPYYHPGDDSDEMKYLQERRRELGGYVPARTVRSRPLPMPGDAAYAGVRRGSGNQPVATTMALVRLVKDLMKDPRIGHRFVPVIPDEARTFGLDALFPNRKIYSPHGQTYASVDRELLLSYTESTSGVLLHEGITEAGSTASWTAAGTSYATHGEPMIPLYIFYSMFGFQRTGDGLWAAADQMTRGFLLGATAGRTTLNGEGLQHQDGHSLLIAATNPACVSYDAAYGYELAHIVRDGLRRMYGDGQENVFYYLTIYNEPIPQPAEPDDADIDGILAGMHRISGTSDPARPAAHILASGIAVPAALQAQQLLADDWGVHADVWSVTSWTELSREALAADDDERVPYVTRRLRENPAPVVAVSDWMRAVPDQIARFVPGRWASLGTDGFGRSDTRAALRRHFHVDAPSIAVRVLREVAATGALGPATVGKARAAYGLG from the coding sequence ATGACCACCGCACCGGACATCGACGTCGAGGAAACCAGTGAGTGGGTCGAGTCGCTCGACGGAGTCATCGACGAACGCGGGGCCAAACGTGCCCGTTACGTGATGTTGCGCCTGCTCGAGCGGGCCCGGGAGCGTCAGGTCGGCGTGCCGCCGCTGACCTCCACGGACTACATCAACACGATCCCGCCGGAGCAGGAGCCCTGGTTCCCCGGTGACGAGTTCGTGGAACGCCGCATCCGCGCCTACATCCGGTGGAACGCGGCGATGCTGGTGCACCGCGCGCAGCGCCCGGACATCGGCGTCGGCGGGCACATCTCCACCTACGCCTCCAGCGCCAGCCTCTACGAGGTCGGCATGAACCACTTCTTCCGCGGTAAGCAGCACCCCGGCGGCGGCGACCACATCTTCTTCCAGGGCCACGCCTCACCCGGCATGTACGCGCGCGCGTTCCTCGAGGGCCGGCTGAGCAGCGAGCAGCTCGACGGGTTCCGCCAGGAACTCTCCCACGCGCCGAACAGCCTCCCGTCGTACCCGCACCCGCGGCTGATGCCCGACTTCTGGGAATTCCCCACCGTCAGCATGGGCCTGGGCCCGCTGAACGCGATCTACCAGGCCCGCTTCAACCGCTACCTGCACCACCGCGGTATCAAGGACACCAGCCAGCAACACGTCTGGGCGTTCCTGGGCGACGGCGAGATGGACGAGGTCGAGTCGCTGGGCGCGATCGGGCTGGCCGCCCGCGAGGAACTCGACAACCTCACCTTCGTCGTCAACTGCAACCTGCAACGCCTCGACGGCCCGGTACGCGGCAACGGCAAAGTCATCCAGGAACTCGAGTCGTTCTTCCGCGGCGCCGGCTGGAACGTCATCAAGGTCGTCTGGGGCCGCGAGTGGGACCCGCTGCTGGCCGCCGACACCGACGGCGCCCTGGTCAACCTGATGAACGTCACCCCCGACGGCGACTACCAGACCTACAAAGGCGAATCCGGCGCCTACGTACGGGAGAACTTCTTCGGCCGCGACCCACGCACCCGCAAACTGGTCGAGCACATGAGCGACGACGAAGTGTGGAACCTCAAACGCGGCGGCCACGACTACAAAAAGCTGTACGCCGCGTACAAGGCCGCCACCGAACACACCGGCCAGCCCACCGTCATCCTCGCCAAAACCATCAAGGGCTGGACCCTCGGGTCGCACTTCGAGGCCCGCAACGCCACCCACCAGATGAAGAAACTCACCCTCGACGACCTCAAAAGCTTCCGGGACCGCCTCTACCTCGACATCCCCGACAAGCAACTCGAGGAGAACCCGTACCTCCCGCCGTACTACCACCCCGGCGACGACTCCGACGAGATGAAATACCTGCAGGAACGGCGACGTGAGCTGGGCGGCTATGTTCCGGCCCGTACCGTCAGGAGCAGGCCGTTGCCGATGCCGGGCGACGCGGCCTATGCCGGGGTGAGACGCGGCTCGGGCAATCAGCCGGTGGCCACGACCATGGCGCTCGTGCGGCTGGTCAAGGACCTGATGAAGGATCCCCGGATCGGCCATCGGTTCGTGCCCGTCATCCCCGACGAGGCCCGGACGTTCGGGCTGGACGCCCTCTTCCCCAACCGGAAGATCTACTCGCCGCACGGCCAGACGTACGCCTCGGTGGATCGCGAGCTGCTGCTGAGCTACACCGAGTCCACCAGCGGTGTGCTGCTGCACGAAGGGATCACCGAGGCCGGCTCCACCGCGTCGTGGACCGCCGCCGGCACGTCGTACGCCACCCACGGCGAGCCGATGATCCCGCTGTACATCTTCTACTCGATGTTCGGCTTCCAGCGCACCGGAGACGGTCTCTGGGCGGCGGCCGACCAGATGACCCGCGGCTTCCTGCTCGGCGCGACCGCCGGGCGCACCACGCTCAACGGCGAGGGCCTGCAGCATCAGGACGGCCACTCGCTGCTGATCGCGGCCACCAACCCGGCGTGCGTGAGTTACGACGCCGCCTACGGCTACGAACTGGCCCACATCGTGCGTGACGGCCTGCGCCGCATGTACGGCGACGGGCAGGAGAACGTCTTCTACTACCTGACCATCTACAACGAGCCGATCCCCCAGCCGGCCGAACCGGACGACGCCGACATCGACGGGATCCTCGCCGGCATGCACCGCATCAGCGGCACGAGCGATCCCGCCCGTCCGGCGGCTCACATCCTCGCCTCAGGGATCGCCGTACCCGCCGCGCTGCAGGCTCAACAGCTCCTCGCCGACGACTGGGGTGTTCACGCGGACGTGTGGTCGGTGACCTCGTGGACCGAGCTGAGCCGTGAGGCGCTGGCCGCCGATGACGACGAGCGGGTCCCGTACGTCACCCGGCGCCTGCGGGAGAATCCGGCGCCCGTGGTGGCCGTCTCGGACTGGATGCGCGCGGTCCCCGACCAGATCGCCCGGTTCGTGCCCGGCCGGTGGGCGTCGCTGGGCACCGACGGCTTCGGCCGGTCCGACACCCGCGCGGCGCTGCGCCGGCACTTCCACGTCGACGCTCCGTCGATCGCGGTCCGGGTGCTGCGGGAGGTGGCCGCTACGGGCGCGCTCGGCCCCGCGACGGTCGGCAAGGCGCGGGCGGCGTACGGGCTCGGCTGA
- a CDS encoding TIGR03619 family F420-dependent LLM class oxidoreductase: protein MIPLGVNVPNFGAGATVGALLEWARFAEDDGFATLVVSDHVVPTPEVTALYPDPFHDPFVLLAWLAGQTSRVRLGTSVIVLPYRHPLHTARMSAMLDLMSGGRFVLGVGAGWAATEFAALGADHAARGEVTDRYLDLITAAWARDRVTADLPGLPITDAATGPRPAGGSLPVWAGGASPRAIRRAARWASAWHPINPPYEWLRDRGVPALRAAAAGLGRPVPDLIVRIKARLQPTTGGPGRPLGVGTLAEVVEDVAALEQLGASEVILDANPDTPRPRDFAAERRHLVEIAQAYAAR, encoded by the coding sequence ATGATCCCGCTCGGCGTCAACGTGCCCAACTTCGGCGCCGGGGCCACGGTCGGCGCGCTGCTGGAGTGGGCCCGGTTCGCCGAGGACGACGGCTTCGCCACCCTCGTCGTCTCCGACCACGTCGTCCCCACGCCCGAGGTGACCGCCCTCTACCCGGACCCGTTCCACGACCCGTTCGTCCTGCTGGCCTGGCTCGCGGGGCAGACCTCCCGGGTCCGGCTGGGCACGTCCGTGATCGTCCTGCCGTACCGGCACCCGCTGCACACCGCCCGGATGAGCGCGATGCTGGACCTCATGTCGGGCGGCCGCTTCGTGCTCGGCGTCGGCGCGGGCTGGGCGGCGACTGAGTTCGCCGCGCTCGGCGCCGACCACGCGGCCCGCGGTGAGGTCACCGACCGCTACCTGGACCTGATCACCGCCGCCTGGGCCCGGGACCGGGTCACCGCCGACCTGCCCGGGTTGCCGATCACCGACGCGGCGACCGGTCCGCGCCCGGCCGGGGGCAGCCTCCCGGTGTGGGCGGGCGGCGCGTCACCGCGGGCGATCCGCCGGGCCGCCCGCTGGGCGAGCGCCTGGCACCCCATCAACCCACCGTACGAATGGCTGCGCGATCGCGGCGTCCCGGCGCTCCGGGCGGCCGCCGCCGGCCTCGGCAGGCCGGTGCCGGACCTGATCGTACGGATCAAGGCGCGGCTGCAGCCCACGACGGGTGGGCCAGGCCGGCCGCTCGGTGTGGGCACCCTGGCGGAAGTGGTGGAGGACGTGGCCGCCCTGGAACAACTCGGCGCGAGCGAGGTCATCCTCGACGCCAACCCCGACACACCCCGGCCGCGCGACTTCGCCGCCGAGCGGCGGCACCTGGTGGAGATCGCGCAGGCGTACGCGGCCCGCTGA
- a CDS encoding nucleoside deaminase has product MTTVDVGEVIGAALGEAAALARAVELAGRNGAAGQLPFAALVVRDGTVIGAGVNTAMADLDPSAHGEVTAIRDAARRLGTLDLAGAVVYSSCEPCGICRLVAAASGIGQIVFAAPKESVPAWIDSDPATTARLIEAVTAVLPGIARRGDSGVDAARAFEGRR; this is encoded by the coding sequence ATGACCACAGTGGATGTCGGCGAGGTGATCGGCGCGGCGCTCGGCGAGGCCGCCGCGCTCGCACGGGCGGTGGAGCTGGCGGGCCGCAACGGCGCCGCGGGACAGCTTCCGTTCGCGGCGCTGGTGGTCCGCGACGGTACGGTGATCGGCGCCGGCGTGAACACGGCGATGGCCGACCTCGACCCGTCCGCGCACGGCGAGGTCACCGCGATCCGCGACGCGGCTCGGCGGCTCGGCACGCTCGACCTCGCCGGCGCCGTTGTCTACTCCAGCTGCGAGCCGTGCGGGATCTGCCGCCTGGTCGCCGCCGCGTCCGGGATCGGCCAGATCGTCTTCGCGGCGCCCAAGGAGAGCGTGCCGGCGTGGATCGACAGTGACCCGGCGACGACCGCACGGCTCATCGAGGCGGTCACCGCGGTGCTGCCGGGCATCGCCCGCCGCGGCGACTCCGGCGTGGACGCCGCGCGCGCCTTCGAGGGCCGGCGATGA
- a CDS encoding RICIN domain-containing protein, translating into MNAGTGAVLVLRDVAADGDALTWRWSPDDGVCGPWQPADMGDGTQQLRELRTGRLLGDAGPRTQAWWFVPDGRRGIEHAGTGVRLGGPDCHWEADYRVNGCFQLRNAQTGTVLGQLWRLRYGGAGTFRIQNASTGQVLGLTRAERIVETGDGTTRDRLWRFH; encoded by the coding sequence GTGAACGCGGGCACCGGCGCGGTGCTCGTGCTGCGCGACGTGGCCGCCGACGGCGACGCCCTGACCTGGCGGTGGTCGCCGGACGACGGCGTCTGCGGCCCCTGGCAGCCGGCCGACATGGGCGACGGCACCCAGCAGCTGCGTGAGCTGCGTACCGGCCGGCTGCTGGGTGACGCCGGGCCGCGGACCCAGGCGTGGTGGTTCGTGCCCGACGGCCGCCGCGGCATCGAGCACGCCGGCACGGGCGTACGCCTCGGCGGCCCGGACTGCCACTGGGAGGCCGACTACCGGGTCAACGGCTGCTTCCAGCTGCGCAACGCGCAGACGGGAACCGTGCTGGGCCAGCTGTGGCGGCTGCGCTACGGCGGGGCCGGCACGTTCCGCATCCAGAACGCGTCCACCGGGCAGGTGCTCGGCCTCACCCGCGCCGAACGGATCGTCGAGACCGGCGACGGCACGACCCGCGACCGCCTGTGGCGATTTCACTAG
- the yjfF gene encoding galactofuranose ABC transporter, permease protein YjfF: MTAVTSPPRTAPPAPAARRRRWADRRHVPVLVTLALLVGMYGTGVANYENFSDTQVLLNVFVDNAFLLVVAAGMTFVILTGGIDLSVGAVVALTTVVAATLLHAGWPAAVVLPLVLLMGTVLGLGMGAVIHYFKVEPFIATLAGMFLARGLSLLINRNSIPITDPFWTAMAQKRIRFAPGIFISTSVVIALVVVLVAAYVLAYTRFGRTVYAIGGNADSALLMGLPVGRTRIAVYTVSGFCSSLGGVLLSFYMLSGYSLHAQGMELDAIAAVVIGGVLLTGGSGYLFGTVLGVLLLGLIQTIITFQGTLSSWWTKIVIGILLFGFIVLQRLVTRRAR; this comes from the coding sequence ATGACCGCCGTCACCTCCCCGCCCCGGACCGCCCCGCCCGCCCCGGCGGCCCGCCGCCGCCGCTGGGCGGACCGGCGGCACGTGCCCGTGCTCGTCACGCTCGCCCTGCTCGTGGGCATGTACGGCACCGGCGTGGCCAACTACGAGAACTTCTCCGACACCCAGGTCCTGCTCAACGTCTTCGTCGACAACGCGTTCCTGCTCGTGGTCGCGGCCGGCATGACCTTCGTGATCCTCACCGGCGGCATCGACCTGTCGGTCGGCGCGGTGGTCGCGCTGACCACGGTGGTGGCGGCCACGCTGCTGCACGCCGGGTGGCCCGCGGCCGTGGTGCTCCCGCTCGTGCTGCTGATGGGTACGGTGCTCGGCCTCGGCATGGGCGCGGTCATCCACTACTTCAAGGTGGAACCGTTCATCGCCACGCTCGCCGGGATGTTCCTCGCCCGCGGGCTGTCCCTGCTGATCAACCGCAACTCCATCCCGATCACCGACCCGTTCTGGACCGCGATGGCCCAGAAGCGGATCCGGTTCGCGCCCGGCATCTTCATCTCCACGAGCGTGGTGATCGCGCTGGTGGTGGTGCTCGTCGCGGCGTACGTGCTGGCGTACACCCGCTTCGGCCGTACGGTCTACGCGATCGGTGGCAACGCCGACTCCGCGCTGCTCATGGGTCTGCCGGTGGGCCGTACGCGGATCGCGGTCTACACGGTGAGCGGCTTCTGCTCGTCGCTGGGCGGGGTGCTGCTCAGCTTCTACATGCTCTCCGGCTACAGCCTGCACGCGCAGGGCATGGAGCTGGACGCCATCGCCGCGGTGGTGATCGGCGGGGTGCTGCTCACCGGCGGCTCCGGCTACCTGTTCGGCACGGTCCTGGGAGTGCTGCTGCTCGGCCTCATCCAGACCATCATCACGTTCCAGGGCACGCTCAGCTCCTGGTGGACGAAGATCGTGATCGGCATCCTGCTGTTCGGGTTCATCGTCCTGCAGCGCCTCGTCACGAGACGCGCCCGCTGA